Within Petrotoga sp. 9PW.55.5.1, the genomic segment CATACTTATTTTTATTTTACTACTCCCCCTACTTTATCCAAATCCAACAGGGGCTAATTTTGCGGGGAATTAAAACCAAAAACCTCTCAAGAGAGGAATTAAAGAGTGAGACCGTAACATAATAATTATACCTCCAAAGTAGTTTTGTAATTTTTATTAATTACGCGTCTAATTTGGAGGTATCATATCATAATACCGCAGCTTTTTTTATTGATAATTTAATACTCAAAGCTATAAAATTTTAATACAATTGGCTTGTTTTTTAACATAAAAATCCTTTTATTTTGGTAATATATTAATACGGATAACGAATCATTTTTAACAATAGAAGGTGACTAAAATAAAAACAAAGATTTCAGGAAAAGTTGATGTTTTGAAAATACCAATATGGAAAGCACTTTTCACTCTTGCATGGCCGATTGTATTGATAAATATGATGCAGGCAATTTACAACATAACTGACGCTTTTTTCTTAGGAAAGTTGGGTGCGTTGGAACTATCCGTTCCCACGGTAGTTTGGCCATTAATATTCGTTTTCATTTCTTTTAGCGCTGGATTTTCTTACGCAGGAACATCCATGGTAGCACAATATACGGGTTACGGGAACCAAAGAAAGGCTGAAAAATCCGCTTCACAAACTATTATAGTGATGGCATTAGTTTCTTTTTCAATTATGGCCGTTATAATGATTTTTAATAAACCAATCTTGGGGCTATTAGAATTAAATTCAGAATTACTTGAACTCAGTCAAATATATTTGAAAATTATATCTTTGAGTTTACCTTTTAGTTTTTTAATGCAAACCATTGCAGGAATTTTCAGAGGATGGGGTAATTCTCTAATTGCTTTAAAATTTAATGGAATAGCCATTCTTTTAAATGTGGTTCTTGATCCTATCTTTATTTTTCAATTTGAACTCGGAGTTTTTGGAGCAGCATTGGCTACTTTGTTAGCTCAAGCAATTATGTCGATAGCTTTTTTAGTACTATTATTTAAGGGTAGTGAAGGTTTTAAAATACATATCAAAGATTTTACTCCGGATATTAAGATAATAAAAAAGGTGTTATCTATAGGATTGCCTTCATCAATCGGAGAATCTTTTACTGCAATAGGATTCGCTATAATAATGGGAGTTATAGCCCAATTTGGACCTGTTGTAATTAGTGGTTATGGTATTGGAAATAGAATGAACAATTTAATCACTATGTTTGCTATGGGTATTTCTTTGGCAACTGCAACCATGGCAGGTCAATACGTTGGGGCAAAAAAACCTGAAAAAGCCGATGAAACAGTGAAAAAAGCTTCAATTGCAACTCTGCTGATTGTAGGCACAGCTTCTACTTTTATGTTTTTATTTGGCCACAACATAACACAATTTTTCATAAACGACCCAGATGTGATTAAAGTAGGAGAGGAGTTCTTTAGATATGTATCTTTTTCTCTTCCCTTTTTCTCACTCGTTTCAATTTTTTTAGGCGCCTTAAGAGGAACGGGCCATACTACACAATCTACTATTATAGATATGATAAGGTTATGGGGGATAAGAGTTCCGTTGGTGTTTTTCTTGGCAGAAACCCACGGCTATATAGGAGTTTTTATAGCCATGATAATAAGCAATTTCTCGGCTGTTTTACTTGCTATGGGCTTTTTAGTCTTTGGAAATTGGAAGAAGCCTGTTATAGAAGAAGCAGCTCCTAATAAAGCATAGTAAAAGAAGTTAAGGGAGGCATAAAGAATGAAGAACTTCCAAGAACTTTTAAAAAAGGCTAAATCTTCAACCAGAAAAAATGTCGTTTTAGTTGGAGCAGAAGATTTAGAAGCTCTAAAGGCAATTTCCATGGCTTATGAAGAAGGTTTTGTAAATCCAGTTTTAGTTGGCAATAAAGAAACAATAGCAAAAAATCTTGAAAGTATAGAACAAGATTTTGATATCATAGAAGCCGAAGACCCCAAAGAAGCTGCAGAAAAAGGAGTAAGACTAGTTTCAAGCGGCGCCGCAGATCTTTTGATGAAAGGAAAAATAAAAACCTCTGAACTTTTAAAAGCGGTTTTAAACAAAGAATGGGGATTAAGAACAGGAAGTTTGCTCTCTCACGTAGCTGCTATTGAAACACCATATTTAGAAAGGTTACTGCTAGTAAGTGATGGCGGAATGATAATTAACCCTGATTTAACCCAGAAAATTGATATTATAAATAATGCTGTTAAGGTTGCCAAAAACCTTGAAATAGACATCCCAAAAGTTGCTATTTTAGCTGCTGTTGAAGTTGTAAACCCCGATATGCCAGAAACAATAGACGCTTCGATTCTATCTCAAATGAACAAAAGAGGCCAAATAAAAGATTGCATAATAGATGGGCCTTTGGCTTTAGATAATGCTATTAGTGAAGAAGCAGCTAAAATCAAAAATATAAAAAGCGATGTCGCAGGTAAAGCGGATATATTAATAGTTCCTGATATTCATTCAGGAAATATATTGGGAAAATCAGCTGTGTATATCTCGGGTGGGAATGTAGCCGGTATGATTGTTGGAGCTAAAGCTCCAGTTGTTGTGGTTTCTAGATCGGATAACTCGCAATCCAAACTAGTGGCTCTTGCACTCGGAGTTCTAAACGCTTGAAGAAATGAATAGGTAAAAACCAAACTAAGAAGTATTAAATCACATAAAAAAATACAGAGAAAAAATGGCAGATACTTCCTGCTAATACAATTAAATGCCATATCGCATGATGATAAGGAATTTTACGCCAGATGTAGAAAATTGTTCCCAATGTGTATAAAACTCCACCTATTACCAACCAAAAAAGACCCCAAAAATCTAAATTTTCTACTAAAGGCCCCATTGCAAAAACAACTAGCCATCCCATGGCTATATATAGGAGTGTTGAAAGTATCATAAATTTTTTAACAAAGAAGATCTTAAACAAAATTCCTATAGCCGCCAAAATCCATACAACAGAAAATAAAATCCATCCTAAACGTCCATTCAATGTAATAAGGGCAAAAGGGGTATAAGTTCCTGCTATTAGAATATAGATTGCTGAATGATCAAAGATTTCAAAAAGTTCTTTAACCTTTTTGTTCTGGAAACTATGATAAAGTGTAGAAGCCGAATAAAGAATTATCAAAGAAGAACCATAAATAATAGAGCTAAAAATGCTCCAAGGTTGTTTGTTGATAGCTGAAAAAACCACCAACAAGACTAATGCAACTATACTCAGTAATGCCCCTATACCATGAATTACAGCGTTGGCTATTTCCTCTCTTATAGAAAATTTTTCTACATTCTCTAAATCTTTCAAATCATGATTCCCCTTTCAAGTTTAAGAATTCTTCTTTTAAAATATCCATAAATAAGATATCGAATCTTTCATTTTTGAAAAACTTAGCTTTTCTTCTCACTCCTATTTCTTTGAAACCAGCTTTTTTATATGATTTTATAGCTCTTTTATTATAACTAAAAACTTCAAGCATTATATTTTGAAGATTTAAAAATCTAAAACCATAATTTAATAGCAATTTTATAGCTTCCGTGCCATAGCCTTTAGACAAATATTCTTTATCTCCTATGAATATCCCTAATGTAGCAGTTTGATTTATACTATCAACATTATGCAAACCACAGTTACCTATAAGCTTGTTTTCTTTTAAATCTACTATAGCGAAAACTGTATCGTTGCTTTTAGCCATCTTCTCTAATATGTCTTTTTCTTTATATAATGAGATAATACTAGGTTGTACTTGAAGGTTTTCATATATTTCAGGGTCATTTAACCATTCAGTATATTCTTCAAAGTCTTCTGGATTTACAGGTGATAAATAACATTTTTCTCCAACTATTTTCCGAAAATATTTGCTCAAATTATTTTCCCTTCTTTCTTCTAACTTATATGCATTATATCATATGTTAATGAAAAATTCCTGTATACAAAAGAAAAGTTGCTATGATTCTATAATTACAAATTATACTCAAAATGAGCACAATTTAGAAACTTAATCAATTAAATTTCTTAAATTTTTTCGTTTTCAAATAGCTTTTATTTCTTTCTTTTCTTCTTGCGTATCCGTCCTTTCATAAACAAAATTTTTTGTAACTTTTCCATCTTTGATTTCTACTATTCTACCAGCATACCTTTCTACAATTTTCATGTTATGTGTAACCATGATTATTGTTAATCCCAATTCTTTGTTTATCTTCATGGTAAGTTCCATTACCTTTTTCACATTTTTTGGATCAAGTGCTGCAGTATGTTCGTCTAATAGTAAAAGATCAGGTTTTGTTATTGAAGCAAGTACCATTGCAAGTGCCTGCTTTTGTCCTCCTGAAAATTCCTTTACTTTTGTTCTTAATCTGTCTTCTAGCCCCATATTCAAAGATTTTAAAAGTTCAAGTCCCTTGTATTTACCAAAAGAGAAGAACCTATTGCCTTTTTTTGAGCCTAAGATAAGATTTTCTTCTAAAGTGAGATCAGGGAATACACCTCTATCAGGCTCTTGATAAACTATTCCTACATTTCTAAAAAGCTTATACGGTTTTGTCCGCTTAATAATTCTATCATTTAAAATGAATTCTCCTTGTTCTAATACTACTTCACCTGTGAGTACTTTGAAAAGTGTTGTTTTCCCCGCACCATTTGGACCTATTATAGTGACGAATTCTCCTTTTTTAATAGATAGATCAAAATTATTTAAAGCAATTTTCTCATTCACTTGATTTCTATTGTATACTACTCTGATGTTTTTAAGCTCAACCATTTTTTAAATTCCACCCTCCTTAATCCGATTACAATTATTATGAATAAAGCGGTTATTAATTTCATATCACTGGATTGAAATCCTATTGTATAACCATATCTCATAGCCAAGGCAAGTAAAAATTGATATACAACAGCTCCGATTATGGGACAAAGCATATTGTAAAAGAGATTTAATTTACCAAATATTATTTCTCCCAATATCACTGCTGCTAATGAAGTAACTACTATACCCTGTCCCATATTTACATCCGAAAATCCACCATACATAGAAAATAAAGCCCCAGATAATCCAGCAAAGAAGTTCCCTAAAAACAATCCTACTATACTCATAATTTCAGGATTCATTCCCAAGTTTTTAATTCCAAGTTTGTTACCTCCATACCCTCTTAGAGCTATTCCAAATTCTGTTCTTAAAAAAATAATTGTTAAAACAGTTGAAATTATAACTACTAACGTTATTAAAAGAGTGGAGTTATATCCTGAATTTTGTCTAAATGGAGACAAAGTTTCCTTTGATTCTTCTATAGTAATATAATCCTGTGTTTCTCTGTTTGAACTCATTCCTAAAAGATCGTCTAACTTTGTTCTTTCTGTATACTGTGCTTCCTGTTGTGCTTTTACTTCTTTAGGTACAGAGATATTTGGACCATTCATTACCCTAATGTTTATTGAATAAAGCATAGTCATTACTAAGATGCTAGCTAATAATGAATTAACCTTTAGTTTGTTGTGAATTATGGCAGTTATTATCCCAAAAAAGCCTGCCATTAATCCTCCCAGAATCATACACAATAACCATGGCATTCCAGCATACATAAAGGCGACGGTTACTGCTCCCCCTAAAACATATGACCCATCTGGAGTTAAATCTGGAAGATCTATTACCCTGAAACTTATAAATACTCCCATAGCCGCTAAGGACGCAATTAAACCTTGTTCTAATATACCTATTAAATCCATTTTTTCCTCCTAATATATCTTAAAACTCCTAGTTTACACCTACAACCTCATCTGCTATTTCTATAAATTGTTGTGGAATAGTTACGTTTAGCTTTTTGGCTCTGTCTAAGTTAATGTAAAAGGTGAGTGAATCAGCACTTAACACTCGAGATTCAATTTCTGATGGTTTTTTGCCGTTTATAAGATCGTATACAATCTTCCCTGTTTCAATTCCTACTTGATAATAATCAAATCCGAATCCCAAAACAGAAGTATTTCTTGCTATATCTATATCTCCAGCCACAACTGGAATATTTAATTTTTCGAATACTTGACCTAAAATTTCAGCAGATGAAGCAACAAGATTATCTGTGTATAAGTATCCAACATCTATTCTATTTGCATTAGCATTTAAAGATGTAACAAGTTCGCTGGCGTTTGTTCCTGTGATTTCTATCACATTAAATCCCAACTGGGAACCAAATTTTTTAGTTTGATCGGCAAGAAATACAGAGTTTGCTTCTCCAGGATTGTAAAGTATAGCTAAATTTTTAGCATTTGGAAATATTGATCTCATAAGATTAACATGTGTTTCTACAGGTACCATATCGCTTATTCCAACAACATTTCCTGGATTTTTCCCGAATTTTGGAATTAGACCGGCGCTTATTGGATCGGTAACTGCACTAAAAACAACAGGTTTATCTTTTATTTCTGTGGCAGCTGCTTGTGCCGAAGGAGTTGCTATAGCTACTATAATATCAACATCGTTTTTAAACTTATTCGCAATCGCTATTGCGTTTTGAAAGGCGCCTTGAGCACTTTGATGCTCGAATTCAAAATCAACATTCTTTTCTTCTAGATAATCGAGTACACCTTGATAAATCCTATTTAAAGCAGGATGGTCAACGATTTGAGTAATTCCAATCTTAACAGAAAAAGATAATGTTACCAACAATATAACGCTCAATGTTAATGCTAACTTTTTCATACCTTTACACCTCCGAAAGTTTTTTGACGTATAAAAAAAGGGTGTCTACTTTTTCGTAGACACCCGATTTTTTACCTTTCAACCTTTTTTTGAAAAACAGGCATTGAATAGGCACCAAATCAGGTGTCTTTCCAATACCAAAAGTAAAAGTGATTATAATTATTATCTAAATTAGAATAAGGAATTAAACATGAATTTTTTTTCATAGTAACCCTCTCTTAATTCAAAATTAATTTTTGAGATTATACCATTAAAAAAGAAGATTTGTCAAGAGAAAAATAAAATATTTACAAAAGATTTGAAAAAATTCTAGAAAAAGCTTCTATGAATTTAACTGAGAAAGGCATTGTATTGAAGTAGTGGCTTGAT encodes:
- a CDS encoding bifunctional enoyl-CoA hydratase/phosphate acetyltransferase — protein: MKNFQELLKKAKSSTRKNVVLVGAEDLEALKAISMAYEEGFVNPVLVGNKETIAKNLESIEQDFDIIEAEDPKEAAEKGVRLVSSGAADLLMKGKIKTSELLKAVLNKEWGLRTGSLLSHVAAIETPYLERLLLVSDGGMIINPDLTQKIDIINNAVKVAKNLEIDIPKVAILAAVEVVNPDMPETIDASILSQMNKRGQIKDCIIDGPLALDNAISEEAAKIKNIKSDVAGKADILIVPDIHSGNILGKSAVYISGGNVAGMIVGAKAPVVVVSRSDNSQSKLVALALGVLNA
- a CDS encoding ABC transporter substrate-binding protein; the encoded protein is MKKLALTLSVILLVTLSFSVKIGITQIVDHPALNRIYQGVLDYLEEKNVDFEFEHQSAQGAFQNAIAIANKFKNDVDIIVAIATPSAQAAATEIKDKPVVFSAVTDPISAGLIPKFGKNPGNVVGISDMVPVETHVNLMRSIFPNAKNLAILYNPGEANSVFLADQTKKFGSQLGFNVIEITGTNASELVTSLNANANRIDVGYLYTDNLVASSAEILGQVFEKLNIPVVAGDIDIARNTSVLGFGFDYYQVGIETGKIVYDLINGKKPSEIESRVLSADSLTFYINLDRAKKLNVTIPQQFIEIADEVVGVN
- a CDS encoding hemolysin III family protein, with amino-acid sequence MKDLENVEKFSIREEIANAVIHGIGALLSIVALVLLVVFSAINKQPWSIFSSIIYGSSLIILYSASTLYHSFQNKKVKELFEIFDHSAIYILIAGTYTPFALITLNGRLGWILFSVVWILAAIGILFKIFFVKKFMILSTLLYIAMGWLVVFAMGPLVENLDFWGLFWLVIGGVLYTLGTIFYIWRKIPYHHAIWHLIVLAGSICHFFSVFFYVI
- a CDS encoding GNAT family N-acetyltransferase translates to MSKYFRKIVGEKCYLSPVNPEDFEEYTEWLNDPEIYENLQVQPSIISLYKEKDILEKMAKSNDTVFAIVDLKENKLIGNCGLHNVDSINQTATLGIFIGDKEYLSKGYGTEAIKLLLNYGFRFLNLQNIMLEVFSYNKRAIKSYKKAGFKEIGVRRKAKFFKNERFDILFMDILKEEFLNLKGES
- a CDS encoding ABC transporter permease, translated to MDLIGILEQGLIASLAAMGVFISFRVIDLPDLTPDGSYVLGGAVTVAFMYAGMPWLLCMILGGLMAGFFGIITAIIHNKLKVNSLLASILVMTMLYSINIRVMNGPNISVPKEVKAQQEAQYTERTKLDDLLGMSSNRETQDYITIEESKETLSPFRQNSGYNSTLLITLVVIISTVLTIIFLRTEFGIALRGYGGNKLGIKNLGMNPEIMSIVGLFLGNFFAGLSGALFSMYGGFSDVNMGQGIVVTSLAAVILGEIIFGKLNLFYNMLCPIIGAVVYQFLLALAMRYGYTIGFQSSDMKLITALFIIIVIGLRRVEFKKWLSLKTSE
- a CDS encoding ABC transporter ATP-binding protein; translated protein: MVELKNIRVVYNRNQVNEKIALNNFDLSIKKGEFVTIIGPNGAGKTTLFKVLTGEVVLEQGEFILNDRIIKRTKPYKLFRNVGIVYQEPDRGVFPDLTLEENLILGSKKGNRFFSFGKYKGLELLKSLNMGLEDRLRTKVKEFSGGQKQALAMVLASITKPDLLLLDEHTAALDPKNVKKVMELTMKINKELGLTIIMVTHNMKIVERYAGRIVEIKDGKVTKNFVYERTDTQEEKKEIKAI
- a CDS encoding MATE family efflux transporter → MTKIKTKISGKVDVLKIPIWKALFTLAWPIVLINMMQAIYNITDAFFLGKLGALELSVPTVVWPLIFVFISFSAGFSYAGTSMVAQYTGYGNQRKAEKSASQTIIVMALVSFSIMAVIMIFNKPILGLLELNSELLELSQIYLKIISLSLPFSFLMQTIAGIFRGWGNSLIALKFNGIAILLNVVLDPIFIFQFELGVFGAALATLLAQAIMSIAFLVLLFKGSEGFKIHIKDFTPDIKIIKKVLSIGLPSSIGESFTAIGFAIIMGVIAQFGPVVISGYGIGNRMNNLITMFAMGISLATATMAGQYVGAKKPEKADETVKKASIATLLIVGTASTFMFLFGHNITQFFINDPDVIKVGEEFFRYVSFSLPFFSLVSIFLGALRGTGHTTQSTIIDMIRLWGIRVPLVFFLAETHGYIGVFIAMIISNFSAVLLAMGFLVFGNWKKPVIEEAAPNKA